Genomic window (Desulfurella sp.):
AAATCAACAAAGACACGCCTACAGCTGCTAATCCATAATAAACATTGCCAGTATGAGATTTTATAAAACCTATTATGTAAGGTGCAAAAAATCCACCCAAATTTCCTATAGAATTTATTACTGCAATTCCAGCTGCAGCTGCTGCCCCTGATAAAAACTTGTTTGGCAATGCCCAAAATGGTCCAAACGCAGCATATGCTCCAGCCGTAACTATTGATAATACTATTATTGATGGAGCGGGTGTTTTTATAAATAACATTGCAAAAATTGCTATAGAACTTACGAGCAAAGGAATTTGAGTATGATAGCGCCACTCAGCTTTTTTATCCGCTGATGAGCCATTAACAACCATCATTATAGCTGCAAATAAAAATGGTATCATAGCTAAAAACCCAACTGTCTGAGCACTATAAGACTTTGACAAACCTTTTATGATTTGTGGCAACCAGAAACTTATTGAATATAATCCCATAATCAGTCCAAAAAAATAAATAAAAGCAAGCAACCACACACGTCCATTTTTCATAGCTTCACCCACTGTCATTTTCTGTTGTTTGGCTTTTTCTGCTTGCTCTTGAGCTATCTCATTTGTCAGCCAATCTCTTTCTTGTTGAGTTAAAAATTTTGCCTCAGATGGTTTGTTTGGCAAAATAAAGAAAGTTAATATACCAAATACAACAGCTGGTGCTCCTTCTAATATAAATAGCCATCTCCAGCTTTCAAGCCCAGCCCAGTGGACATGATCCAATATGATACCTGATATAGGAGAGCCAATAACACTGGAAAACGCCAAAGCAGTCATAAACAAAGCCACAGCCTGAGCAAGTTCACGCTGTGGGAACCAGTATGTTAGATACAAAATCACACCAGGGAAAAAACCAGCTTCTGCAAGACCTAATAAAAATCTAGCAATATACAAATGCGTTGGTGAATTTGCAAAACCAGTTAAAGTAGCAACAAAACCCCAAAT
Coding sequences:
- a CDS encoding MFS transporter, with the protein product MAEAVAKSAISKVKRFLIPYMFLLYVINFLDRVNLGFAALKMNKDLGLSSEQFGFAAGILFIGYLIFQVPSNLMLHKIGARVWISLILVIWGFVATLTGFANSPTHLYIARFLLGLAEAGFFPGVILYLTYWFPQRELAQAVALFMTALAFSSVIGSPISGIILDHVHWAGLESWRWLFILEGAPAVVFGILTFFILPNKPSEAKFLTQQERDWLTNEIAQEQAEKAKQQKMTVGEAMKNGRVWLLAFIYFFGLIMGLYSISFWLPQIIKGLSKSYSAQTVGFLAMIPFLFAAIMMVVNGSSADKKAEWRYHTQIPLLVSSIAIFAMLFIKTPAPSIIVLSIVTAGAYAAFGPFWALPNKFLSGAAAAAGIAVINSIGNLGGFFAPYIIGFIKSHTGNVYYGLAAVGVSLLI